ggtattttggcccattcctccatgcagatctcctctagagcagtgatgttttggggctgtcgttgggcaacacggactttcaactccctccacagattttctatggggctgagatctggagactggccaggccactccaggaccttgaaatgcttcttacgaagccactcctttgttgccctggctgtgtgtttgggatcattgtcatgctgaaagacccagccacgtctcatcttcaatgcccttgctgatggaaggagattttcactcaaaatctctcgatacatggccccatccattctttcctttacacagatcagtcgtcctggtccctttgcagaaaaacagccccaaagcatgatgtttcgacccccatgcttcacagtgggtatggtgttcttcggatgcaattcagtgttctttctcctccaaacacgagaacctgtgtttctgccaaaaagttcttttttggtttcatctgaccataacacattctcccggtcctcttctggatcatccaaatgctctttagcgaactgcagatgggcctggacgtgtactttcttcagcagcgggacacatctggcagtgcaggatttgagtccctggcggcgcattgtgttactgatagtagcctttgttactgtggtcccagctctctctaggtcattcactaggtccctagtgtggttctgagatttttgctcaccgttcttgttatcattttgatgccacggcggagatcttgcatggagccccagatcgagggagattatcagtgataTTATAtgtctattttctaataattgctcgcaCAAAACCTGCGTGTGActcaagaccaaaacaggaagtaactatgagcggttaccaCGAAAACGAACGCGTAGTGGGActctttctaacattttctattcaaaatgctctttatACATGACCACAATATTCTTCGTTGTACATACGTTAAGAGGCAATAATAAAATGGTAATGCACAGACACGAAGGATACTAATCAGATTACTAGTTTGGAAAAATTAACACGCTAGATTGCTCGTTGCTGAAAGAAAGTAGTCAGATTATAATAACGCGTGACAACACAGGCTACAAGTGATGAAGTAGTAAAGTCTGCTTTTATCGTTGAAGTGGACTTTGATAGTTCACAACTTGGTTAGTAATGCATCACCATCATCCCTACACTCTCGTTGCCGTCAGAGCTGCAAGCCTTAAATCACAAGACTAATCCCTGTGAACAGTATTTTTAACTTGCGTTTGGACAGAAAGAGCAGCAATAGGATTAGAGAATCAGTGAGGCGGCTGAATCCTTAACTCATGCAGATGATCTTCTTGCATGCTGAGAGGAGAGCACTACAGCTTTTTCAACCTGTAAGCATTTTTGTCCGGAGGACGACATCCGTTCTAAATGGGGATTCTGTGGAATATTGCTGTCATTCATTGATTTCACCAATagagtttttgttgttttttttctggtttTGAGCAACTTGAGGAGCCGCCACGATGGAGAATATAAAACCCAAGTTGAAAGTGCTGAAAAAGCGGCGCTCAAGTCTTTTTGCTACGATAAAACGTGACAAGAGCTTTACACAAAGCATAGAGGACCAAGAGAGTGAATTCCCCTTTTCTCAAGACAGTTCTGTCAAATTATGGACATCTATGGACAACCTGGGCACGCCGGATGAGAAGAAAGCACCGATCAAAGACACATCAAAAGTGAGGAAACCAAACATTGTCAACCTCAACGTAGGCGGGAAGGTGTTTCACATCCCCAAACATCTGGTCCTCCGACATCCCAAAACCAGGATTGGAATCCTGGCCCTGTGTGAAGATCCAGCCAAGCGTCTGACGCTCTGTGACGATTACAACGTTCTgaacaatgaatttttttttgataggGACCCAATGTTTTTCCACTACATCTTCCACTATTATTGCAGCAATGTGTTGTGGGTGATGGACAGTCTCTGCCCAGTCAACTTTGAAGAAGAGATGTCTTTTTGGGGGCTGAAATTGAAGGACACGCCGAGGTGTGGTAttcattgtgttgttttattacaatcATTGCATTTGAAAAAACAGAATCCGGATCATATAATTTGTAATGGAAattatttgtttgaaaattaaCTTCAGACCTTGCTATTCAAATTAGATGGCTAAATTGAATTTCACTTATTCAGGGAGACAAATCTGGGTTCTTTAAGAAAAGCAGACGATGGCAGATTACAGAGATCTTGTCTTGACCAATCAGTATCTTAGTTTTAGGGCACGTGACACTTGCTCTTCCAgtgcatgtacagtatattgaacaATTTAAGTATTGTTCCAGATgataacgtgttttttttttcaatttcaagtGTGAAAAGATGGAAACAAAGCTTGGAAGATGTATGGTCTCTGTCCAAGATTCGTCCCCGATCTGACGACACATTTATGCTCCATTAGGTTGAAATTGTTGAACTGTTAAACCACTGACGACCATTTCTCCTCAATGTGGTGACACATAGCCGTGATGCCAGAAATGATCCTGCagggattttttttctgtggtaAAATGCTTTTCCTGATGTAACCAGAAGTGTGTCACTACAAAACTGAAATTGGAATTTGCTTAAACCTGAATGCAGAAAATAATAGGATATCCGcagggtcttaaaaagtcttaaaaaaaaaaagtcataaattCAATAAAATGAATTTAAGGCCTTAAAATATCTGAAATCCTCCTAAATCTCATTAATCTTTAATACAACCGTGAGTGGTCTTATAAAAATCTATtggctttacttttattgtttgttttttttttttgaagttttaTTTAACCTTTGTTTAACCAGGAAGCGTCTCGTTGAGATCTTTTACAAGGGAGTCCTGGCCAAGACAGGCAGCAGCACAAACACAGAGttgcacaaacaaacacaattaaaaacaaagcacaaaacagttcacaaaataataataacccaaaaaaaaaaaaaaaaaaaaaaaaaccgaaaaAACCAAAATCAGCAGTCATAGAATCTACAGCCAAATGCACTTTCTTCCAAGTCTTTCAGAAGAACCTTGAAAGCATCAAGTATCACCAGATCCTGTAATTTTAGAGTTTTTGCAGCTCATTCCATGCAGAAGGGACAGCATAGAAGAAACCCCTGCTCCTTAGTGCAGTGCGGACCCTTGGTACGGTCAATAAAAACCTGTCCTAAGACCGAAGGTTCTGACTTCCAGTGCTTTTTTGAGTGAGATAATTCCCCAAGTAAGATGGAAGCAGGCCAAGACTGGCCTTATAAACAAAGACATGCCAGTGAAAGAGTCTACATGGTGGACAGAGTAGACGATCCAACCCGGGCATACAAAGTGCAGTGGTGAATAAGAGATCTGAGGTTTGTAATAAATCTCAGTGCTCCATggtaaaaaatatacaatgcATGAAGACAATGAGCAGATGAACGTAAATAAAGGAAATCGGCATAGTCAAGTACAGACATAAAAGTTGATTCAACAAGCTTCTTTTTAGAAACGGAgggaaaagagaaaaaaaaaacatatttagaACATGCACAAACTTCGGCCTTGCTttgtttataataataaatggtttttaagcaccgcaaatgtaataattatgatataaattaAGATATACAGTCATGGTCATTTCCAGAAAATTCAGCATTTCTGAcagaaattaatgcaattatgaatgttttcagtatgaatgtgtttatatcctggatgtgcattggaaaaacacaaaaacgctGAAGGAAAAAGCCAAAACGTACACAATTCtacacagaatgcaaaaaatgggctggacaaaattgttggcaccctcaactcAACATCTGATTGCACATCCTTTGGAAGCAATAACAGAAAGCTATCGcttcctataaccatcaacaagttttgtgcacctctcagatggaattttggaccactcttcttttgcgaactgttctaggtttctgagatttgaagggggccttcttgcaacagcaattttggGGTCTCTCTAGAGGTTTTCAATGAGATTTAGATCCGAATTCATCGATGGCaacctcagaattctccagcgctttgtctccaaccatttcttgtttttttttgagttatgttttgggtcattgtcattttggaacacccatgacctctgacgcagacccagttttcAGACAGTACAGCTTATATTGCAGCCTAAAACATTTTTgatagtctccagatttcatgactccttgcacattGTCAAGGCACCCACtgccagaaaaaaaacaatagaataATAGAAAGAATAGCCTACAAAGAATAGAACACAGTgcctatagtcaaacatggtggaggttcaattattgtttttgtgttgttttgctgcctctggcattaGGTGCCTTGACaatgtgcaaggagtcatgaaatctggagactatcaaaatgttttcggcCGCAATGTAGgatgtagtgtcagaaaacttggtctgcgtcagaggtcatggttgttcaaacaaaacaatgacccaaaacatacctcaaatagcaccaagaaattgTTGGAGGTGGCCATCGATAAATCCAgatctaaatcccattgaaaacctatggagggatctcaaaattgctgttgcaagaaggcactcttcaaatctgagagacctggaacagtttgCAAAAGAAGAGAagtccaaaattccatctgagaggtgcacTAGACCTGTTGATTGTTAATGGAAGTGATTGCTTTTTGCTATTTCTTCCAAAGGATGTGCAATCAAATATTGAgttaagggtgtcaacaattttgtccaatttttgcattttatgtaaaattgtgtacattttggcttttccctttggcttttttgtgtttttccaatgcacatccaAGAAATGAACACATTCacactgaaaacatttgtataTGCATTAATGTCTAGGAGAAATTGTATATTTTCaggaaaaattccaggggtgccaataatttcggcCATGATTGTATAtgaaagaaaacaatgatttgtacatgtatacatgcatatatcttcacatttttaactaaaataCTGCACTAGTccttctggaaaaaaaattagcatattgtgataaagttcattattttccgtaatgtactgataaacattagactttcatatattttagattcagtacacacaactgaagtagttcaagtcttttattgttttaatattgatgattttggcaaaaaagtcaagaaaaaaaaacaaaaatccctatcttaaaaaattagcacatcatgaaaaggtactctaaagaaggtactaacctaatcatctgaatcaacaaattaactcaaaacccctgcgaaagattcccgaGGCTTTTAAAAccccccagcctggttcattattcaaaaccacaatcatgggcaagactgccgacttgactgctgtccagaaggccgtcattgacaccctcaagcaagaggctaagacacaaagtaatttctgagcaaataggctgttcccagagtgctgtatcaaggcagctcagtgggaagtctgtgggaaggaaaaagtgtggaggAAACGCTGCGCAactagaagaggtgaccgcaccctgagaaagattgtggagaagggccgattccagaccttgagggacctgcagaaaaagtggactgagtctggagtagcaaCATCcaaagccaccgtgcacaggtgtgtgctggagccacttttgaacctgaaacagcggcacaagcgcctgacctgggctacagagaagcagcactggactgttgctcagtggtccaaagtagttttttcagatgaaagcaaattttgcatgtcatttggaaatcaaggtgccagagtttggaggaagattggggagaaggaaatgccaaaatgcctgaagtccagtgtcaagtacccacagtcagtgatggtctggggtgccatgtcagctgctggtgttggtctactgtgttttatcaagggcaaggtcaatgcagctagctatcaggagatttcagAACacctcatgcttccatctgctgaaaagctttatagagatgaagatttcatttttcagcacgacctggcacctgctcacattgccaaaaccactggtaaatggtttactgaccatggcattaccgtgctcaattggcctgccaactctcctgacctgaaccccatagagaatctgtggaataTTGTGaataggaagttgagagacaccagaaccaacactgtggatcagcttaaggccgctatcgaagcatcctgggcctccataacacctcagcagtgccacagtctgattgcctccatgccacgctgcattgaagcagtcattttggCGAAAGGATTccagaccaagtattgagtgcatagctggtataactaattgaaggttgacttttttttgtatcaaaacacacttttttgTAATGGTCGGATGAAGtattcaaattttttgagagcgggatttttggtttttcgggACTTTTTTGCCATAATAATCAAtatgaaaacaataaaaggcttgaactacttcagttgtgtgtaatgaatctaaaatatatgaaagtctaatgtttatcagtacattacagaaaataatgaactttatctcaatatgctaattttatgagaaggactagtaattattattattatttttttaattgaaaaaaatccgtgatggactgagggcgcgaaattTGAAGTGCGATATAACGAGGGATCATCCTATTCAAATGAAACAATAGAATTTCAAATGCTCTTATTCAAATTCATATATTAAATCCAACCAATCACGTTTAGCAATTCAAATTCAGTTTCTGGCAACACACATTCTGCCAATATTTTACAACTATTGTCGAATTATTGCCCATTATTAAAACTTAAAACTGTTTTGTTGAATGAATGGCAATAGATGTACACCCAGGATAATTGTACTAGCTGTTTTATTGTTCGATCAGTACGGTGTAATAATATGTAGTTTCTTCTTGCTCTCTATAGATGCTGCCGAATTCTGTTTGAGGAGAAAGTAGATGACATAAGAGATCAACTGAAGGTCAACCAGGAGCTGATCGACGAGATCAAACCTCACCAGGACGATGAGGGCTACAAGACCATGTTCCTGGGCACCTTTCGGAAGATTCTCTGGGACTTGATGGAAAACCCTTACTCTTCCATGCCAGCCAAAGCCTTTGCTGTGTTTTCCAGTCTTTTTGTGCTCATCTCCATCGTTTCCATGACAATGAATACGGTGGGAGAACTCAGGCAATACAAACTGGCCGGTAAAACCTACATGGAGTGGGTGGAGATTGCCTCCATCCTTTTCTTCACCTTGGAGTACTTCCTACGCTTGCTCACTACATCTAACATCAAGCATTTTCTCAAGAGCGCCCTCAATTTTGTCGACGTAGTGGCGGTCATGCCCTACTTCATCCAGATCATGTTTGAGGTGTTTGTGATCGATTCAGAGGACGTCAGTGCGCAACAAGATTTGAAGGCCATGGCCAGGGTTAGCAAAGTCAGCAAGGTGCTCAAAGTTGTCAAACTGATGCGCATCTTCAGAATCCTCAAGCTCGCCCGGCATTCTACCGGCATGAGGGCGTTTGGTTTCACTATTCGGCAATGTTCTGAACAGGTGTGATTCAAATTCCTTTCTAGATTTTCTAGGTTGATCAACTACCTtggatttcaggtcatttcctgttgattttggggcatttatgcctGATAAATGTTATGTTGATTTCAATTCGCTTCCTATTGATTGCAGGCATCGTCACTTTTTGGCCATTTTGCATGCGGGCGGTTTGATAAACATCATACAGTGTAAGCTTACAGTCAACAGAGTGCCCCCTTTGAAATATCTTTgaattactcaatatttaaacggCTTGTTTTTTCATAAATGTCAAAGATGCAATCCATGAACTACATACTTAAAAGTATTTATAAAATTTTCGTCCAACATTCAGCCTGACTCATAATTAAACGTTTAGTATATTTTAGGGGAAatttagaaaatcacattagttCTGCTACAATAGTGCGAAGAGAAATACCCTGATGCAAAATGGCCGCCAGTTACCTAAAACATAAAGccttatacatatatacagtggtacctctacttacgaaatgaattggttctggaagtagtttcttaacttgaaaattttgTACGTCGAGacatgttttccatgtaaatggcataatccgttccaagccccccccaATTCAGACAtagatcttttataatgcataaaaatgcacaaaaacatgtaacaaatacatgttacaattagataatTGTAGCTCGCAATAAAAATGTTaagacactcatgtaaagctgtcggaacacgagggcGAATGAAGtggatgctgggatacacacatacagatacaatagaggtccctcttgcatacagtggggcaaataagtatttagtcaaccaccaattgtgcaagttctcctacttgaaaagattagagaggcctgtaattatcaacatgggtaaacctcaaccatgagagacaaaatgtaaaaaaaataaaacagaaaatcgcattgtttgatttttaaataatttatttccaaattagagtggggaataagtatttggtcacctacaaacaagcaagatttctgactgtcaaagaggtctaacttcttctaacgaggtctaacaaggctcgactcgttacctgtattaatggcccgtgttttaactcattatcggtataaaagacacctgtccacaaccctcagtcagtcacactccaaattccgctatggccaagaccaaagagctgtcgaaggacaccagagacaaaattgtggaaagactgaatctgcaataggtaaaacgcttggtgtaaagaaatcaactgcgggagcaattattagataatggaagacatacaagaccactgataatctcccttgatctggggctccatgcaagatctcaccccgtggcgtcaaaatgataacaagaacggtgatcaaaaaatcccagaaccacatggggggacctagtgaatgacctacagagagctgggaccacagtaacaaaggctactatcagtaacacaatgcgccgccaggcaatactgcactgccagacgtgtccccctgctgaagaaagtacacgtccaggcccgtctgtggtttgctagaaagcatttggatgatccagaagaggactgggagaatgtgttatggtcagatgaaaccaaaatagaactttttggtagaaacacaggttctcgtgtttggaggagaagaatactgaattgcatccgaagaacaccatacccactgtgaagcatgggggtggaaacatcatgctttagggctgtttttctgcaaagggaccaggacgactgatctgtgaggtttacccatgttgacaaatacagggctctctaatattttcaagtgggagaacttgcacaattagtggttgactaaatacttatttgccccactgtacctgtcaacccgaggccgttggcaatcttacaaatagtgacgtatgccctcacaaattggtgactaatcttacgttttatatagcatgcaatatgaaacaaaaataaaactcaatttttaaaaataataataatttattggtaatattgtcacatgtaacctggtgcaatcaaagaacaatcaatatcttcagctacatcatgattactaaaatttaacagtgacttttcttATAATTGTAtggagcacttttggcaatttctatcatgtcttttgatggcggcactttatggcacttcagctcgcaattcagcttgacttgaaggtagtttgttagtgtgtccaattataaatgaaaaaggtcaattgataaaatgaacgtaccgatgcaatctctgagtcagggaacatttcttttgctaattttgagaagtgatcagcaatagttgcatgcaaattgtgttcggcgacaaattggcagaataaaatctttgCTTTCGTCACAGCatagcttttcattctgcagactgcatctttatgaccagtgttgttaatcttaaaaaaaaaggaattaattacagttacaaattacttctcccaaaaaaataattgagttagtaactcagttacctgaacgtaagagtaattagttacttggcaaagtaactggtgttacctttcatgtttttttttcttcattttttcaaaaaaaaaaaaaattaccgtaatgttgtaaatcaaccgttaaagttgttaaaattgctcccgtttttgcattaattcccttccgtctactttcgacatgtgaaagttttaaaactgtttcatcatttaaagatagactcaagtcaagattttgccgatttaggagtattttagataaaaagttaccaaggttcgctcggaaggttcagtacaacagagcctttcttagAAGttcactgctttaagatggcggctgtttaccaacgccggca
The DNA window shown above is from Corythoichthys intestinalis isolate RoL2023-P3 chromosome 14, ASM3026506v1, whole genome shotgun sequence and carries:
- the si:rp71-39b20.4 gene encoding potassium voltage-gated channel subfamily V member 2; this encodes MENIKPKLKVLKKRRSSLFATIKRDKSFTQSIEDQESEFPFSQDSSVKLWTSMDNLGTPDEKKAPIKDTSKVRKPNIVNLNVGGKVFHIPKHLVLRHPKTRIGILALCEDPAKRLTLCDDYNVLNNEFFFDRDPMFFHYIFHYYCSNVLWVMDSLCPVNFEEEMSFWGLKLKDTPRCCRILFEEKVDDIRDQLKVNQELIDEIKPHQDDEGYKTMFLGTFRKILWDLMENPYSSMPAKAFAVFSSLFVLISIVSMTMNTVGELRQYKLAGKTYMEWVEIASILFFTLEYFLRLLTTSNIKHFLKSALNFVDVVAVMPYFIQIMFEVFVIDSEDVSAQQDLKAMARVSKVSKVLKVVKLMRIFRILKLARHSTGMRAFGFTIRQCSEQVCCLFLFIAMGIFTFSALMHSVEVDQPGTPFSSIPDAWWWAAVSISTVGYGDVVPISYLGRCVAFGCISFGIILNGMPISILFNKFSDYYAKLKEQEYTFSNTERTFQLRRRLQNKCNSCLQRQVEDSDDEVHYRPGGRQAAFEGED